A region from the uncultured Draconibacterium sp. genome encodes:
- a CDS encoding uroporphyrinogen decarboxylase family protein: MMMYPEMYQAVINRITDFYLEVNELFYEATKGHLDAVLIGNDFGSQSALMVDPDLLRAYVFEGTKKLVDQAKSYGLTVVHHSCGSIFPIIGDLFDMGVDVVHPIQALAADMDIETLQKNFKNKGAFCGGVDAQELLVNGTPAQLSAAVEKIKQVFPTGLVISPSHEAILPDINPANIEAMYAAVHRS, from the coding sequence ATGATGATGTACCCCGAAATGTACCAGGCCGTTATTAACCGGATAACCGATTTTTACCTGGAAGTGAACGAGCTGTTTTATGAAGCCACAAAAGGCCATTTGGATGCGGTGCTAATTGGTAACGATTTTGGTTCGCAATCAGCACTTATGGTTGACCCCGATTTGTTGCGGGCTTATGTTTTCGAAGGAACAAAAAAGTTGGTCGACCAGGCCAAAAGTTATGGTTTAACTGTGGTGCATCATTCATGCGGGTCAATATTTCCTATTATTGGCGATTTATTTGATATGGGAGTAGACGTGGTACACCCCATTCAGGCTTTGGCGGCCGATATGGATATTGAAACTTTACAGAAAAATTTTAAAAATAAAGGTGCATTTTGTGGCGGCGTCGATGCGCAGGAATTACTGGTAAACGGAACACCAGCGCAATTAAGCGCCGCGGTAGAGAAAATTAAACAGGTTTTTCCAACAGGATTAGTAATTTCGCCCAGCCACGAAGCTATTTTACCCGATATAAATCCGGCCAATATTGAAGCCATGTATGCTGCGGTGCATCGCAGCTAA
- a CDS encoding L-rhamnose/proton symporter RhaT, producing MIQPNPIIGTGLHAVGGVSAASCYMPFEGIKKWSWGTFWIVQALFAWCIMPLVIGYLTVPNLFQVLTEAPSSAFWTAFILGACYGFGGLSFGYAIRNIGYSLTYTISIGISAVLGTVVPLILNGTVVQQFSKTGGGIVLAGMVISMLGVGLCGRAGFLKEKNMGEKQAGSKLRFNMKKGLLLTVIAGSLSAVWGISLEFGQPISDIAAKYGAGHFEGNAKLIVSSLGCLLTNLTWFIVVTIKDGTIKSLWQRKEVGNKLFFGNYALSALAGSLWYTQFFFYGLGHVKMGSFQFASWVLHMSMLIFFSYIIGVIMKEWRGVKRKTYVTLVIALLVLVGSFVLMSYGSYIGEMISNGH from the coding sequence ATGATTCAACCTAACCCAATTATAGGAACCGGACTACACGCGGTAGGAGGCGTTTCAGCTGCCAGTTGTTACATGCCTTTCGAGGGCATAAAAAAATGGTCGTGGGGTACCTTTTGGATTGTACAGGCCTTGTTTGCCTGGTGCATTATGCCATTGGTAATTGGTTATTTAACTGTCCCGAATTTATTCCAGGTATTAACAGAAGCTCCGTCTTCGGCTTTTTGGACTGCTTTTATTTTAGGCGCCTGTTATGGTTTTGGCGGCTTGTCGTTTGGTTATGCCATTCGTAATATAGGTTATTCGTTAACCTATACTATTTCTATTGGTATCTCGGCTGTTTTAGGCACCGTAGTACCTCTTATTCTTAACGGAACAGTTGTGCAGCAATTCTCTAAAACAGGCGGAGGAATAGTATTGGCCGGGATGGTGATTTCAATGCTTGGAGTTGGACTTTGCGGTCGTGCCGGTTTTTTGAAAGAAAAAAATATGGGCGAAAAACAGGCGGGAAGCAAACTCCGGTTCAATATGAAAAAAGGCTTGTTGCTTACTGTTATTGCCGGTTCGTTATCAGCCGTTTGGGGCATTTCTCTTGAGTTTGGCCAGCCTATTTCCGACATTGCCGCAAAATACGGAGCAGGTCATTTTGAAGGTAACGCCAAATTGATTGTTTCGTCGCTGGGCTGTTTGCTTACCAACCTTACCTGGTTTATTGTTGTAACCATAAAAGACGGAACTATAAAAAGCCTTTGGCAACGAAAAGAAGTGGGGAATAAACTGTTTTTCGGCAACTACGCTTTATCGGCGCTAGCTGGTTCGCTGTGGTATACACAATTCTTTTTCTATGGACTGGGACACGTTAAAATGGGAAGCTTCCAGTTTGCAAGCTGGGTGTTGCACATGAGTATGCTTATTTTCTTCAGTTACATTATTGGTGTGATAATGAAAGAATGGCGTGGTGTTAAACGCAAAACATATGTTACCCTGGTTATTGCCTTATTGGTGCTGGTGGGCTCGTTTGTGTTAATGAGCTACGGAAGTTATATTGGTGAAATGATATCGAATGGGCACTAG
- a CDS encoding alpha-L-fucosidase: MKTISLSLIISATLLLFQACSTTSPESKGETSCCNQKFEENWESLAKANVTPDWFLDAKFGIYAHWGPVSNAFINMDENERMQGWHGMRMWQKETSNFKHHVEQYGDPAEYDYIHLINQFKPTGFNAQEWADLFAASGAKFAGPVAMHHDNFAMWDSKTTRWNSVNYGGVDVSAELKKTIEEKGLKYMGSFHHAFTWKYFAPAHAYFTVNPEDYDLYTEPHDVESTEVSERFMEEWWAKLKEFIDVYQPDLLWFDWWLENLPEADRKKFLAYYYNKGKEWGKDVAVCFKETTFPEEVAIRDYERGRPNQPKKQAWLTDTSPGAWFYRSNAKFVTPNELVDILVDIVAKNGCMLLNVPPNPDGSIPEEMKYLLAEMGAWLEVNGDAIYGTRPWTVFGEGPTRIASGGHKIEEKGKIEYTNKDIRFTQKSDTELYAIVMADPEKEIQINTLSTQIGALNNPIENIELLGSDETIVWERTDKGLIIKAPKNYPTEYAHCFKITLEGYKERGIGGEDG, encoded by the coding sequence ATGAAAACCATCAGTCTGTCACTTATTATTAGTGCAACTTTATTACTATTTCAAGCATGCAGTACTACCTCACCTGAAAGCAAAGGTGAAACCTCTTGCTGCAATCAAAAATTTGAAGAAAACTGGGAATCGCTTGCCAAGGCCAATGTTACTCCGGATTGGTTTTTAGATGCCAAGTTCGGTATTTATGCCCATTGGGGGCCAGTTTCAAATGCCTTTATAAATATGGATGAAAATGAACGGATGCAAGGCTGGCATGGCATGCGTATGTGGCAAAAAGAAACATCGAATTTTAAACATCATGTTGAACAATATGGCGACCCGGCCGAATATGATTACATCCATTTAATTAATCAGTTTAAACCAACAGGCTTTAACGCACAGGAATGGGCCGATTTATTTGCAGCATCCGGGGCAAAATTTGCCGGTCCGGTTGCCATGCACCACGACAACTTTGCCATGTGGGACAGCAAGACAACCCGATGGAACTCGGTAAATTATGGTGGTGTTGACGTTTCGGCAGAACTGAAAAAAACGATTGAAGAAAAAGGCCTGAAATATATGGGCTCATTTCACCACGCATTCACATGGAAATACTTTGCACCGGCACACGCCTATTTTACAGTAAATCCGGAAGATTACGATTTATACACTGAGCCTCATGATGTGGAATCAACTGAAGTTTCAGAACGGTTTATGGAAGAATGGTGGGCTAAACTAAAAGAATTTATCGATGTTTACCAGCCCGACCTGTTGTGGTTCGACTGGTGGCTGGAGAATTTGCCGGAAGCTGATCGCAAGAAATTTTTAGCTTACTACTATAATAAAGGAAAAGAATGGGGTAAAGATGTTGCCGTTTGTTTTAAAGAAACGACTTTCCCTGAAGAAGTTGCCATTCGCGATTACGAACGTGGCCGCCCCAACCAACCAAAAAAACAGGCCTGGTTAACCGACACCTCGCCCGGTGCCTGGTTTTACCGCTCGAATGCCAAATTTGTAACGCCTAACGAGCTGGTGGATATTTTGGTTGACATTGTTGCCAAAAACGGTTGCATGTTGCTTAACGTTCCTCCAAATCCTGACGGATCGATTCCGGAAGAAATGAAATACCTGCTGGCAGAAATGGGTGCCTGGCTAGAGGTAAACGGCGATGCTATTTACGGAACCCGTCCATGGACTGTATTTGGAGAAGGCCCTACACGTATTGCATCCGGTGGGCATAAAATCGAGGAAAAAGGGAAAATTGAATATACCAACAAAGACATTCGCTTTACCCAAAAATCGGATACTGAATTGTATGCCATTGTGATGGCTGATCCGGAGAAAGAAATACAAATTAACACCTTAAGCACACAAATTGGTGCATTAAATAACCCTATTGAAAATATTGAGTTACTCGGTAGCGATGAAACTATTGTTTGGGAACGCACCGACAAAGGCTTAATTATTAAAGCTCCTAAAAATTATCCAACCGAATATGCGCATTGTTTTAAAATTACCCTTGAAGGTTATAAAGAACGCGGTATTGGTGGCGAAGATGGTTAA
- a CDS encoding sulfatase-like hydrolase/transferase: MKYLKLLSALIIIIVLKNVAFAQTNFVFVLTDDHRYDLLGCTGNNLIKTPNIDKLANDGVLFTNAHITSAICTPSRVSIFLSQFERKHGVNFNSGTSMSDEAWEQSYSVVMRKNGYYIGYIGKNHAPIGDGGYGSGVMEESFDYWYAGHGHLSFYPKNRHKIFKGAKNDTQVEVMNEGVDDFFSNEYRLEGAKHFLENRPDDQPFCLSICFNLPHGASTSTMKLLPTDSSLYRTAYRDIEIPLPDNYIAKKNIATPKLPADIHFAEERQEGYNYVDTPETLKERMIRNYQAVTGIDGLIGSLRKTLAQNGLDENTIIIFTSDHGIFWGEHGLGGKALCYEVCTHVPMIIYNPMAPGKAKGVISDQLVQTIDIAPTMLEYAGIEKPDAFQGKSLAALVDGHNEAVRDYLFTENLWSTQFGNPRCESVQNKEWKYIRYYKNENLKASVKIEAAQMLGMKVNDMLYAQHDPDIAQYRAFVEAPLNGENAVYEELYNLKNDPNEQINLAADEKYNLVLNELRAAWKKEIKYARGEGAPKVLRYTKDYSLEKGGPVSHE, from the coding sequence ATGAAGTACTTAAAACTTTTGTCTGCACTAATTATAATCATCGTCTTAAAAAATGTTGCCTTTGCACAAACCAACTTTGTATTTGTTTTAACCGACGATCACCGATACGATTTGTTGGGTTGCACCGGAAACAACCTTATAAAAACTCCAAATATTGATAAACTGGCCAATGACGGTGTGCTTTTTACAAATGCCCACATAACCAGTGCCATTTGTACACCAAGCCGGGTATCCATATTTTTAAGTCAGTTTGAACGAAAGCACGGTGTAAATTTTAACTCCGGTACAAGCATGTCTGATGAGGCCTGGGAACAATCATATTCTGTGGTAATGCGTAAAAATGGCTACTACATCGGTTATATCGGGAAAAACCATGCCCCAATTGGCGATGGTGGTTACGGAAGCGGAGTAATGGAAGAATCGTTTGATTACTGGTATGCCGGCCACGGACATTTGAGTTTTTATCCCAAAAACAGGCATAAAATTTTTAAGGGAGCAAAAAACGATACCCAGGTGGAGGTAATGAATGAAGGGGTTGATGATTTTTTTAGCAACGAATATCGGTTGGAAGGGGCAAAACATTTTCTGGAAAACCGACCCGATGACCAACCCTTTTGTTTGAGTATTTGTTTTAACCTGCCTCACGGGGCTAGTACCAGCACCATGAAATTGCTGCCTACCGACTCCTCGCTGTATCGCACAGCTTATCGCGATATTGAAATACCATTGCCTGATAATTACATCGCAAAAAAAAATATTGCTACACCAAAATTACCTGCTGACATTCATTTTGCCGAAGAGCGGCAGGAAGGCTACAATTATGTGGATACCCCGGAAACCTTAAAAGAACGAATGATACGGAATTACCAGGCAGTTACCGGCATTGATGGTTTAATAGGTAGTCTGCGAAAAACATTGGCACAAAATGGCCTCGATGAAAATACGATAATCATTTTTACCTCAGACCATGGTATTTTTTGGGGAGAGCACGGACTTGGCGGAAAAGCCTTGTGTTACGAAGTGTGCACTCATGTGCCAATGATTATTTATAACCCTATGGCACCGGGTAAGGCCAAAGGTGTTATTTCAGACCAACTGGTTCAAACCATTGATATTGCTCCAACCATGCTCGAATATGCGGGTATTGAAAAACCGGACGCATTTCAGGGGAAAAGTTTAGCTGCCCTTGTTGATGGGCACAACGAAGCGGTACGCGATTACCTTTTCACCGAAAACCTTTGGTCAACCCAGTTTGGAAATCCACGCTGCGAGTCGGTTCAGAATAAAGAATGGAAATACATACGTTACTATAAGAATGAGAACCTGAAAGCTTCTGTAAAAATTGAGGCTGCCCAAATGCTGGGTATGAAAGTTAATGACATGCTTTATGCTCAGCACGATCCGGATATTGCGCAATACAGAGCATTTGTTGAAGCTCCTTTAAACGGCGAAAACGCAGTTTACGAAGAACTTTATAACCTTAAAAACGACCCGAACGAACAAATAAACCTGGCCGCGGATGAAAAATACAACTTGGTGTTGAATGAATTAAGAGCAGCCTGGAAAAAAGAAATTAAATACGCACGAGGCGAAGGTGCACCAAAAGTGCTGCGCTACACAAAAGATTATTCCTTGGAAAAAGGAGGCCCGGTATCTCACGAATAG
- the galB gene encoding beta-galactosidase GalB, translated as MNIRNTFLLLIGFAILASCQVEQPHIADQNFNVDWLFYKGDAEGAEATAFPDADWRKLDLPHDWAIEGPFDGVKNNARTGGLPVHGTGWYRKHFTVEKAMQGKQVSIEFDGAMNDAHVWLNGQLVGNRPYGYIGFELDLTPYIKFGEENVLAVRLQPQDLAMRWYPGAGIYRNVRIKYNNPVHIPQWGTFVTTPEISVEKAVVKIRTTVKNAGQTSQVTLKTSLKDKNGAEVASAAEEFNISGEKLAETEQVLEVANPELWELETPTLYKVVSEVIQNGNVLDVYETPFGIRTIEFTPNDGFLLNGKRVQLKGVCMHHDLGALGSAFNYRARERQMEIMKSMGVNALRTSHNPPEPEWLEICDKMGILVQVEAFDEWKKEKVINGYNQYFDEWHEQDLRDMVRRDRNHPSVIMWSLGNEILEQGVADGWQLTKHLNDIVKDEDTTRPTTAGFNYYPAPFKNKLAFEIDVVGMNYWPIEYKEIKEKYPDMIVYGSETSSQTSSRGVYHLPIDPLPQRHTGHVSSYDVIVGPPWAYPPDAEWDALEAEPAALGEFIWTGFDYLGEPTPYGGRDNSTHGYWNDDWPSRSSYFAPVDLCGFPKDRYYLYQSQWTEEPMVHVLPHWNWNGMEGQNIPVFAYTNCEEVELFVNGKSYGKKVKGKDLTEIPAEFHSYPKGTYKSKYRLSWEVPYQPGVLKVIAYKNGEATVQKEIETAGKPAKVLVEADRNEISADGSDLSFLAVKLTDENGNLCPLSDNLVEFEITGAGTLVGVCNGNQRDLSSFQEPRQQAFNGLCQAIIKSTNEPGEIIVKVSSEGLENTEIKLTTK; from the coding sequence ATGAACATCAGAAACACATTTTTACTACTTATTGGTTTTGCTATCCTGGCATCGTGCCAGGTGGAACAACCACACATTGCCGACCAAAATTTTAATGTCGATTGGCTATTTTATAAAGGCGATGCCGAAGGCGCTGAAGCAACAGCTTTCCCTGATGCTGATTGGCGCAAGCTTGATTTACCTCACGATTGGGCTATTGAAGGTCCGTTTGACGGCGTAAAAAACAATGCCCGCACCGGAGGTTTGCCGGTTCACGGAACGGGCTGGTACCGCAAACATTTTACTGTTGAAAAAGCCATGCAGGGCAAACAGGTTTCCATTGAGTTTGATGGGGCAATGAACGATGCCCATGTGTGGCTAAATGGCCAACTGGTGGGTAACAGGCCTTACGGTTATATTGGATTCGAGCTCGATTTAACACCCTACATAAAGTTTGGCGAAGAAAATGTTTTGGCGGTGCGTTTGCAACCACAAGACCTTGCCATGCGCTGGTATCCCGGAGCAGGAATCTACCGCAATGTTCGAATAAAATATAATAATCCCGTTCATATTCCTCAGTGGGGAACTTTTGTTACCACCCCCGAAATATCGGTAGAAAAAGCTGTGGTGAAAATTAGAACTACTGTAAAAAATGCCGGACAAACCAGCCAGGTAACGCTTAAAACCAGTTTAAAAGACAAAAATGGTGCAGAAGTGGCAAGTGCAGCTGAAGAGTTTAACATATCAGGCGAAAAGCTTGCAGAAACGGAACAGGTTCTGGAAGTGGCAAACCCGGAACTTTGGGAGTTGGAAACGCCAACTTTATACAAGGTTGTTTCAGAAGTAATTCAAAACGGGAATGTGCTGGATGTTTATGAAACTCCCTTTGGCATTCGCACCATTGAATTTACGCCAAACGATGGATTTCTGTTAAACGGCAAGCGGGTTCAGCTTAAAGGTGTTTGTATGCATCACGACCTTGGCGCACTTGGTTCGGCTTTTAACTACCGTGCCCGCGAGCGCCAGATGGAAATAATGAAAAGTATGGGGGTAAATGCCCTGCGTACAAGCCACAATCCGCCGGAGCCCGAGTGGTTGGAAATTTGCGATAAAATGGGAATTTTGGTACAGGTTGAAGCTTTCGACGAATGGAAAAAGGAAAAGGTAATAAATGGCTACAACCAGTATTTTGATGAGTGGCACGAGCAGGATTTACGCGATATGGTCCGTCGCGACCGCAACCATCCATCGGTGATAATGTGGAGCCTCGGTAATGAAATTCTGGAACAAGGAGTTGCTGATGGCTGGCAACTTACCAAACACCTGAACGATATTGTAAAAGATGAAGATACCACACGACCCACAACCGCAGGATTTAATTACTATCCAGCTCCGTTTAAAAACAAGTTGGCATTTGAAATCGATGTGGTTGGAATGAACTACTGGCCCATTGAGTACAAAGAAATCAAAGAGAAATATCCGGATATGATTGTTTACGGTTCGGAAACTTCATCGCAAACCAGTAGCCGGGGCGTTTATCATTTGCCTATCGACCCCTTGCCACAGCGCCACACCGGGCATGTTAGCAGTTACGATGTAATTGTTGGTCCGCCTTGGGCTTACCCACCTGATGCCGAATGGGATGCACTGGAAGCTGAACCTGCGGCTTTGGGAGAGTTCATCTGGACAGGTTTTGATTACCTGGGAGAACCAACTCCTTATGGTGGCCGCGATAATTCAACCCATGGCTATTGGAATGACGATTGGCCATCGCGCTCGTCGTATTTTGCACCGGTTGACTTGTGTGGTTTCCCAAAAGATCGCTATTACCTGTACCAAAGCCAGTGGACCGAAGAGCCCATGGTACATGTATTGCCGCATTGGAACTGGAATGGTATGGAAGGTCAAAACATACCGGTTTTTGCTTACACCAACTGCGAAGAGGTAGAGTTGTTTGTGAACGGAAAATCGTATGGTAAAAAAGTAAAAGGGAAAGATTTAACAGAAATTCCGGCTGAGTTTCATTCTTACCCAAAAGGAACGTACAAATCAAAATACCGCCTCTCGTGGGAAGTGCCGTATCAACCCGGGGTACTAAAAGTTATTGCCTATAAAAATGGAGAGGCTACCGTTCAAAAGGAAATAGAAACAGCAGGTAAACCGGCAAAAGTGTTGGTTGAAGCCGACAGAAACGAAATTTCAGCTGATGGTTCAGACCTATCGTTCTTAGCGGTAAAGTTAACGGACGAGAACGGTAACTTGTGCCCCTTATCCGATAATCTGGTTGAATTTGAAATTACCGGTGCCGGAACGTTGGTTGGCGTTTGTAACGGCAATCAGCGCGACCTGTCATCGTTTCAGGAGCCTCGCCAGCAAGCCTTTAATGGTTTGTGCCAGGCAATTATTAAAAGTACCAACGAACCCGGGGAGATTATCGTAAAAGTTAGCTCCGAAGGATTGGAAAATACCGAAATAAAACTAACAACAAAATAA